TCTTGGCATCTTTACCCTCTCATTTACATTTCTACTTCTATGCCCATGCTGCGGGCAGAGCCGGCTACTATTTTCATAGCCTGTTCAATGTCTTTAGTATTTAAGTCCGGCAACTTAATCTCTGCAATCTTCTTAAGTTGCTCTTTAGTCAATTTCCCAACTTTTTGTTTGTTAGGATTACTTGAACCGCTCTGAATACTAAGCTCCTTTTTAATAAGGTTAGTAACCGGCGGAGTTTTTGTTATAAATGTAAAAGATCTATCTTCAAAAACTGTAATAATAACAGGGATAACCATATCACCCATATTTTGTGTTGCAGCATTAAACTGCTTACAAAATTCCATAATATTAACCCCTCTCTGACCCAATGCAGGACCAACAGGAGGTGCAGGATTTGCCTTAC
This genomic interval from Deferrivibrio essentukiensis contains the following:
- the rplK gene encoding 50S ribosomal protein L11, with amino-acid sequence MAKKVMGQIKLQIPAGKANPAPPVGPALGQRGVNIMEFCKQFNAATQNMGDMVIPVIITVFEDRSFTFITKTPPVTNLIKKELSIQSGSSNPNKQKVGKLTKEQLKKIAEIKLPDLNTKDIEQAMKIVAGSARSMGIEVEM